A single genomic interval of Drosophila virilis strain 15010-1051.87 chromosome 2, Dvir_AGI_RSII-ME, whole genome shotgun sequence harbors:
- the svp gene encoding steroid receptor seven-up isoform X3 encodes MCASPSTAPGFFNPRPQSGAELSAFDLGLSRSMTLGVPPHGAWHDPNLGGHLHASAGPGSLAGTNTSSGGGGGGGGTTPSSVASQQSAGIKQDLSGLSASTANLNQSAHHVIKEDLSSLSSANGGSTSAHHTSAAQSGHGADLVPIIKGSQSSSCLGGSAGGNGGSTTPSSQANSSHSQSSNSGSQIDSKQNIECVVCGDKSSGKHYGQFTCEGCKSFFKRSVRRNLTYSCRGSRNCPIDQHHRNQCQYCRLKKCLKMGMRREAVQRGRVPPTQPGLAGMHGQYQLANGDPMGVAGFNGHSYLSSYISLLLRAEPYPTSRYGQCLQPNNIMGIDNICELAARLLFSAVEWAKNIPFFPELQVTDQVALLRLVWSELFVLNASQCSMPLHVAPLLAAAGLHASPMAADRVVAFMDHIRIFQEQVEKLKALHVDSAEYSCLKAIVLFTTGKLLDILYKDVPALLTKVSALLGKRVPAANDDVLAVVREHLDELNRLEFETQLQQAPLHLATFMKSVAGVEAAVQQAEQQQQQQQQQLQPIPSESKPSAAAAAAAGPVVPSAGSAFSSCTKSIANANANANANANANANANAEVDLLAALYASSNGNAGNSSSSHNNSSGLGASLPTHSHSASSSHNSYTASPRSTVATTAATALTTSSNTASSSLAGAYQTPGQQQQQQQQQAAAAAAMFYQTPPRSAFGSAFDIFHHSTPFGVSHAAAAAAAAAAHNSSGASFGSPSYRYSPYSLAGSRWQL; translated from the exons ATGTGCGCCTCACCGTCCACAGCTCCCGGCTTCTTCAATCCGCGCCCGCAGTCCGGCGCCGAGCTGTCCGCCTTCGATCTGGGCCTGTCACGCTCCATGACGCTGGGCGTGCCGCCTCACGGCGCCTGGCATGATCCCAACTTGGGCGGCCATCTGCACGCCTCGGCCGGACCCGGCTCGCTGGCAGGCACCAACAcaagcagcggcggcggcggcggcgggggCGGCACAACGCCTAGCAGCGTGGCCAGCCAACAGTCGGCGGGCATCAAACAGGATCTATCCGGACTGAGCGCCTCCACGGCAAACCTGAACCAAAGCGCGCATCACGTCATCAAGGAGGATCTCTCCAGTTTGTCCAGCGCAAACGGCGGCTCCACATCCGCACATCACACAAGCGCCGCACAATCCGGCCATGGCGCGGATCTGGTGCCCATCATCAAGGGATCCCAGTCGAGCAGCTGCTTGGGCGGCTCGGCGGGTGGCAATGGTGGTAGCACCACGCCTAGTTCCCAGGCCAACAGCTCCCACTcgcagagcagcaacagcggctcCCAGATTGACTCCAAACAGAACATCGAGTGCGTCGTCTGCGGCGACAAGAGTTCCGGCAAGCACTACGGACAATTTACGTGTGAAG GCTGCAAATCATTCTTCAAGCGATCCGTGCGACGCAATCTGACATATTCGTGTCGGGGCAGCAGAAATTGTCCCATAGATCAACATCATCGCAATCAATGCCAATATTGCCGTTTGAAAAAGTGCCTCAAAATGGGCATGCGACGCGAAG CTGTTCAACGTGGCCGCGTGCCGCCTACACAGCCCGGCCTGGCCGGCATGCACGGTCAATATCAGCTGGCCAACGGCGATCCAATGGGCGTTGCTGGCTTCAATGGGCACTCGTACCTCAGTTCCTACatctcgctgctgctgcgcgccGAGCCGTATCCCACATCCCGATACGGCCAGTGCCTGCAGCCAAACAATATTATGGGCATTGACAACATCTGCGAGCTTGCCGCCCGTCTGCTCTTCTCGGCCGTCGAGTGGGCCAAGAATATACCTTTCTTTCCGGAGCTGCAGGTGACCGATCAGGTGGCACTGCTGCGTCTCGTCTGGTCGGAGCTGTTCGTTCTGAATGCCAGCCAATGCTCGATGCCGCTGCATGTGGCGCCACTGTTGGCCGCCGCGGGTCTGCATGCCTCACCAATGGCCGCGGATCGTGTGGTGGCCTTTATGGATCACATACGCATCTTCCAGGAGCAGGTGGAGAAGCTGAAGGCGCTGCATGTTGATTCCGCCGAGTACTCCTGCCTCAAGGCAATTGTGCTTTTCACCACCGGTAAGTTGCTGGATATCCTGTACAAGGATGTGCCCGCACTGCTAACCAAAGTTTCAGCACTGCTGGGCAAACGTGTGCCGGCAGC CAATGACGATGTGCTTGCCGTGGTGCGTGAGCATCTCGATGAGCTGAATCGCCTGGAGTTTGAAAcccagctgcagcaggcaCCATTACATTTGGCTACCTTCATGAAGAGCGTGGCGGGCGTCGAGGCTGCAGTGCAGCAGgcggagcagcaacagcaacagcaacagcaacaattacaGCCAATTCCCAGCGAATCAAAGCctagcgctgctgctgctgctgctgctgggcctgTTGTGCCCTCCGCCGGCAGCGCTTTCAGCAGCTGCACCAAGTCcattgccaatgccaatgcaaatgccaatgccaatgctaatgccaatgccaatgccaatgctgAGGTCGATCTCCTTGCCGCGCTCTATGCCAGCTCCAATGGCAATGCCGGCAATtcgagcagcagccacaataACAGCAGCGGCCTGGGCGCATCGCTGCCCACACACTCCCACAGCGCCTCATCCTCCCACAATTCATACACCGCCTCACCGCGCAGCACAGTAGCAaccaccgccgccaccgcactgaccaccagcagcaacacagCAAGCAGCTCACTGGCTGGAGCATATCAAACGCcgggccagcagcagcagcagcaacagcagcaggcggctgctgcagcggccATGTTCTATCAAACGCCGCCACGCAGCGCCTTCGGCTCGGCATTTGATATATTCCATCACAGTACGCCCTTTGGGGTGAGTCacgcggcggcggcagcggctgcggcggccGCTCACAATAGCAGCGGCGCCAGCTTCGGTAGTCCCAGCTATAGATATTCGCCATATAGCCTAGCGGGCAGTAGATGGCAGTTGTAG